The sequence CGGCATCCGGGAGGAAAGCCCCGTCCTCTACGCAGGCGTCTATGTAGGCCGCGTCCACTCCTTCGAAGTGAAAGACGGCAAGGCCATCCTGACACTCCAGATCAAGAAGAAGGCCCTGATTCCGAAAGACTGCACCGTAGGCACCTCCAGCACCGGCGTCGTCGGCGACACCTACGTCAAACTTTCCGGAGGAAATCCTGGCGCAGGCTACCTCCAGAGCGGCGACGTCATCTACGAGACCAAGTCCGACCGCATGGACAAGATCATCGCCAAGGCCCAGAAGCTTATAGAATCAGCAGAAACCACGAAAGATAATAT is a genomic window of Veillonellaceae bacterium containing:
- a CDS encoding MlaD family protein, whose protein sequence is MSRESRIGMFAFIAIVVIGLIGFFLNPIERLRDQYFRVDAVFDDAGGIREESPVLYAGVYVGRVHSFEVKDGKAILTLQIKKKALIPKDCTVGTSSTGVVGDTYVKLSGGNPGAGYLQSGDVIYETKSDRMDKIIAKAQKLIESAETTKDNIDKMRN